One part of the Actinomyces howellii genome encodes these proteins:
- the yidD gene encoding membrane protein insertion efficiency factor YidD translates to MPRGLTRLLIAPVRLYQRHVSPAFGRRCRYYPTCSAYAVEAVTTHGALKGVLLAAWRLVRCNPLTPGGVDHVPDPGRWRYHHPHDVPRFTIDALER, encoded by the coding sequence GTGCCTCGCGGTCTGACGCGGCTGCTCATCGCGCCGGTACGTCTCTACCAGCGCCACGTCTCTCCCGCCTTCGGGCGCCGCTGCCGCTACTACCCGACCTGCTCGGCCTACGCCGTCGAGGCCGTGACCACGCACGGGGCCCTCAAGGGAGTCCTCCTGGCCGCCTGGAGGCTGGTGCGCTGCAACCCGCTCACGCCCGGCGGCGTCGACCACGTGCCCGACCCGGGCAGGTGGCGCTACCACCATCCCCACGACGTTCCCCGTTTCACGATCGACGCCCTCGAGCGTTGA
- the rsmG gene encoding 16S rRNA (guanine(527)-N(7))-methyltransferase RsmG, with protein sequence MVDEEQGPGAGEVVPEEASEEVRELFGLSFSAAEHFAQMLVAEGELRGLLGPRELPRLWSRHLVNSAAVVPFLPARGTVADVGSGAGLPGVVVALLRPDLDVTLIEPMERRVDWLEHVVVELDLDNVTVRRARAEEVRDRYDAVTARAVANLSKLVRLTSPLLRQGGSLLALKGARAETEVEEARYVIKKAKLEPAVVHEVLTVGEELTKVVEVRRPRRG encoded by the coding sequence GTGGTCGACGAGGAGCAGGGGCCCGGGGCCGGTGAGGTGGTTCCGGAGGAGGCCAGCGAGGAGGTCCGGGAGCTCTTCGGCCTGTCTTTCAGTGCGGCCGAGCACTTCGCGCAGATGCTCGTCGCCGAGGGTGAGCTCCGGGGGCTCCTCGGCCCTCGTGAGTTGCCCCGGCTGTGGAGCCGCCACCTCGTCAACTCCGCCGCGGTCGTGCCCTTCCTGCCCGCACGCGGGACCGTCGCTGACGTCGGCTCGGGCGCGGGCCTGCCCGGGGTCGTCGTCGCCCTCCTGCGTCCTGACCTCGACGTCACCCTCATCGAGCCGATGGAGCGGCGCGTCGACTGGCTCGAGCACGTCGTCGTCGAGCTCGACCTCGACAACGTGACCGTCCGACGCGCCCGAGCCGAGGAGGTCAGGGACCGGTACGACGCCGTGACCGCTCGTGCCGTGGCCAACCTGTCCAAGCTGGTCCGGCTCACCTCCCCCTTGCTCCGTCAGGGAGGAAGCCTGCTCGCCCTCAAGGGGGCCCGGGCGGAGACCGAGGTCGAGGAGGCCAGGTACGTCATCAAGAAGGCGAAGCTCGAGCCGGCCGTCGTCCACGAGGTGCTCACCGTGGGCGAGGAGCTGACGAAGGTCGTCGAGGTCCGGCGCCCCAGACGCGGCTGA
- the dnaN gene encoding DNA polymerase III subunit beta, producing the protein MKLRVDRDVLAEAVTWTARSVPARPPVPVLAGVRLEATGASLVLASFDYEVSARCEVAADIEEEGLVLVSGRLLAEIAKALPSKPVDLEVEGSKMTVSCGSARFSLAAMAAEDYPALPSMPGAAGTVDAHDLAQAVAQVSIAASRDETLPLLTSVQIEVDGESLTLMATDRYRLAVREMTWSPQDSSLSTRALLKARTLSDVAKSLTSAGEVTVALTESGSPSSSLIGFEAGGRRTTSLLTDGDYPPVLRLFPESTSIHATVGREELMAAVRRVSLVADRATPIHMAFTESNLALDAGTGDDAQASEQLVAHLEGEEISTAFNPGYLLDGLGAINRPYVRLDFTHPSKPAVLTGMSAIGGEEDTSFRYLIMPIRFGA; encoded by the coding sequence ATGAAGCTCAGGGTCGACCGCGACGTCCTGGCCGAGGCCGTGACCTGGACGGCCCGGTCCGTACCCGCGCGACCGCCCGTGCCCGTCCTGGCCGGCGTGCGCCTCGAGGCCACAGGAGCCTCCCTCGTCCTGGCCTCCTTCGACTACGAGGTCTCCGCACGCTGCGAGGTGGCCGCCGACATCGAGGAGGAGGGCCTGGTCCTCGTCTCAGGTCGCCTCCTGGCCGAGATCGCCAAGGCGCTGCCCTCCAAGCCGGTCGACCTCGAGGTCGAGGGGTCGAAGATGACCGTGTCCTGCGGGTCCGCGCGCTTCTCCCTGGCCGCGATGGCCGCCGAGGACTACCCCGCCCTGCCCTCCATGCCCGGAGCGGCCGGCACCGTCGACGCCCACGACCTCGCCCAGGCCGTCGCCCAGGTCTCGATCGCCGCCTCCAGGGACGAGACCCTGCCCCTGCTCACGAGCGTCCAGATCGAGGTCGACGGCGAGTCGCTCACGCTCATGGCCACCGACCGCTACCGGCTGGCGGTGCGCGAGATGACCTGGTCCCCGCAGGACTCCTCGCTGTCGACCCGCGCCCTGCTCAAGGCCCGGACCCTGTCCGACGTCGCCAAGTCGCTCACCAGCGCGGGCGAGGTCACCGTGGCCCTGACCGAGTCGGGCTCACCCTCCTCGAGCCTCATCGGCTTCGAGGCGGGGGGCCGCAGGACGACGAGCCTGCTCACCGACGGCGACTACCCGCCCGTGCTGCGCCTGTTCCCCGAGTCGACGAGCATCCACGCCACGGTCGGGCGTGAGGAGCTCATGGCGGCGGTACGCCGTGTCAGCCTCGTCGCCGACCGGGCCACCCCCATCCACATGGCCTTCACCGAGTCGAACCTGGCGCTGGACGCGGGCACCGGTGACGACGCCCAGGCCTCCGAGCAGCTCGTCGCCCACCTGGAGGGTGAGGAGATCTCGACCGCCTTCAACCCCGGCTACCTCCTCGACGGGCTCGGCGCGATCAACCGGCCCTACGTGCGCCTCGACTTCACCCACCCCTCCAAGCCGGCCGTCCTGACCGGGATGAGCGCCATCGGGGGCGAGGAGGACACGAGCTTCCGGTACCTCATCATGCCGATCCGCTTCGGCGCGTGA
- a CDS encoding DUF721 domain-containing protein, giving the protein MPDHGSVGPAGPVDGGPGDELARRSVARERGRAWEAGTGRRALPRRGPGEGGVAAWDERRAPAGTSERLEEGTDRGPGLPPGRDRPGPTRFDPRTGGADLRRYAESHGWASQLAVASVSVRWSEIVGEQIAEHALIESFEPGRLTLRASSSAWAQQLRLLLPTIEAQVAAALGPQGGAVEIRVLGPAGPTWRHGRFGGARGGRGPRDTYG; this is encoded by the coding sequence GTGCCTGACCACGGGTCGGTGGGCCCGGCCGGGCCCGTGGACGGCGGACCGGGCGACGAGCTGGCCCGCCGCTCCGTGGCCCGGGAACGGGGCAGGGCCTGGGAGGCCGGGACGGGACGCCGAGCACTTCCCCGCCGAGGGCCCGGCGAGGGCGGGGTGGCCGCCTGGGACGAGCGCCGCGCTCCCGCCGGCACGTCCGAGAGGCTCGAGGAGGGCACCGACCGGGGCCCGGGCCTGCCCCCCGGGCGAGACCGGCCCGGGCCCACGCGCTTCGACCCGCGCACCGGAGGGGCGGACCTGCGCCGCTACGCGGAGTCGCACGGCTGGGCCTCCCAGCTGGCGGTCGCCTCGGTGTCGGTGCGGTGGAGCGAGATCGTCGGTGAGCAGATCGCCGAGCACGCGCTGATCGAGTCCTTCGAGCCGGGACGCCTGACCCTGCGCGCCTCCTCCTCGGCCTGGGCCCAGCAGCTGCGCCTGCTCCTGCCCACCATCGAGGCGCAGGTGGCCGCCGCGCTCGGCCCCCAGGGGGGCGCCGTCGAGATCCGGGTCCTCGGCCCCGCCGGACCGACCTGGCGCCACGGCCGCTTCGGCGGGGCCCGAGGAGGGCGCGGACCGCGCGACACCTACGGATGA
- a CDS encoding ParB/RepB/Spo0J family partition protein yields MAQKKRGLGRGLQALIPDAQVETPVRRPSDVFFPEGARDEEAAPDGEPAETAPARRRSDDVAATLLAPSKRARRPARSGSRKKSETNAAAAPVEQVDSADRSGGAEDGVSRETPRQSAGGPASRRQTRARGTTSSAQAQTAEADSAAASGEEPAAEAQRGGSPAQPAREAVEVAPVVEVDGEDASPAQEVPHEVTVETAGTSEGAAPHDTEEEQAEAVDLVPVPGATFAELPVDLIVPNPQQPRQVFDEEDIAELADSIREVGLLQPIVVRRLDLDDENPEGPSYELIMGERRLRAAKEVGMETIPAVVRYTADEDLLRDALLENLHRVQLNPLEEAAAYQQLLEDFNCTHAELSQKIARSRSQISNTLRLMKLPPLVQRRLAAGVLSAGHARSLLGLPDAAAMERLAQRIVAEGLSVRATEELVALHDEPAPARGAAVLRARSTPLPALSTRLSDAFDTRVKVTRGAKKGRITIEFAGEDDLARLIEALAPGTSLDED; encoded by the coding sequence ATGGCTCAGAAGAAGCGGGGCCTGGGTCGGGGGCTCCAGGCGCTCATCCCGGACGCGCAGGTCGAGACGCCAGTGCGCCGCCCCTCGGACGTGTTCTTCCCTGAGGGCGCCCGGGACGAGGAGGCTGCACCGGATGGGGAGCCCGCGGAGACCGCCCCGGCGCGACGGCGCTCCGACGACGTCGCCGCAACCCTGCTCGCGCCGTCGAAGCGGGCGCGGCGACCCGCGCGCAGTGGGTCGCGGAAGAAGTCCGAGACGAACGCCGCGGCGGCGCCTGTCGAGCAGGTCGACAGTGCGGACCGGTCGGGCGGAGCCGAGGACGGTGTTTCACGTGAAACACCGCGTCAGTCAGCCGGAGGCCCGGCCTCTCGGAGGCAGACGAGGGCTCGCGGCACGACGAGCTCGGCTCAGGCACAGACTGCCGAGGCGGACAGCGCGGCGGCCAGTGGCGAGGAGCCGGCTGCCGAGGCGCAGCGCGGCGGGAGTCCTGCTCAGCCGGCGCGCGAGGCGGTCGAGGTGGCCCCTGTCGTCGAGGTCGACGGAGAGGACGCGTCACCCGCCCAGGAGGTTCCTCATGAGGTGACGGTGGAGACGGCTGGTACCTCGGAGGGCGCGGCGCCCCACGACACGGAGGAGGAGCAGGCCGAGGCGGTTGATCTCGTGCCGGTGCCCGGGGCGACCTTCGCAGAGCTCCCTGTTGACCTCATCGTGCCCAACCCCCAGCAGCCTCGCCAGGTCTTCGACGAGGAGGACATCGCCGAGCTGGCGGACTCTATCCGCGAGGTGGGCCTTCTCCAGCCGATCGTCGTGCGACGGCTGGACCTGGACGACGAGAACCCCGAGGGTCCCAGCTACGAGCTCATCATGGGCGAGCGCAGGCTTCGCGCCGCCAAAGAGGTGGGTATGGAGACGATCCCCGCCGTCGTGCGCTACACGGCGGATGAGGACCTCCTCCGCGACGCTCTGCTCGAGAACCTGCACCGGGTCCAGCTCAACCCCCTTGAGGAGGCGGCCGCCTACCAGCAGCTTCTCGAGGACTTCAACTGCACCCATGCCGAGCTGTCCCAGAAGATCGCCCGGTCGCGCTCCCAGATCTCGAACACGCTGCGTCTCATGAAGCTGCCCCCTCTTGTGCAGCGGCGCCTGGCTGCCGGCGTCCTGTCGGCGGGCCACGCGCGCTCGCTTCTCGGCCTGCCCGACGCTGCGGCCATGGAGAGGCTGGCCCAGCGCATCGTGGCTGAAGGGTTGTCTGTGCGCGCGACCGAGGAGCTTGTCGCGCTTCACGACGAGCCGGCCCCGGCGCGCGGCGCCGCGGTGCTGCGCGCACGCAGCACTCCCTTGCCGGCCCTGTCGACAAGGCTCTCGGACGCCTTCGACACTCGCGTCAAGGTGACCCGGGGCGCGAAGAAGGGCAGGATCACGATTGAGTTCGCCGGTGAGGACGATCTCGCCCGCCTTATTGAGGCGCTGGCACCAGGGACCTCACTCGACGAGGACTAG
- the rnpA gene encoding ribonuclease P protein component, translated as MLPAPHRMLRSDDFSAAVRLGARSGSRRLVVHYSAGESGDASPALVGVVVPKKQVPRATRRNRIKRRVRALMSARVDRLGPGAKVVVRGLAGAEGATSTELGTDLDRLLERSIALAGQGRRR; from the coding sequence GTGCTCCCGGCGCCGCACCGGATGCTGCGGTCGGATGACTTCTCGGCCGCGGTCAGGCTCGGTGCGCGCAGCGGCAGCCGCAGACTGGTCGTCCACTACAGCGCCGGCGAGTCCGGGGACGCCTCCCCGGCCCTCGTCGGCGTCGTCGTGCCCAAGAAGCAGGTCCCACGAGCGACCCGGCGCAACCGCATCAAACGCCGGGTGCGCGCTCTGATGAGCGCCCGGGTCGACCGGCTCGGTCCGGGGGCGAAGGTGGTCGTCCGGGGGCTGGCGGGGGCCGAGGGTGCGACGAGCACCGAGCTGGGGACCGATCTCGACCGCCTCCTGGAGCGCAGCATCGCCCTGGCCGGTCAGGGACGACGGCGGTGA
- the rpmH gene encoding 50S ribosomal protein L34 codes for MSKRTFQPNNRRRAKVHGFRKRMSTRAGRAVLAARRRKGRARLAA; via the coding sequence GTGAGCAAGCGGACCTTTCAGCCGAACAACCGCCGTCGCGCCAAGGTGCACGGATTCCGCAAGCGCATGAGCACCCGCGCCGGCCGCGCCGTCCTCGCCGCGCGCCGCCGCAAGGGCCGCGCGCGTCTCGCCGCCTGA
- a CDS encoding Jag family protein, with amino-acid sequence MSENTAPSTTVKRLEEEGEIGADYLEELLDIADLGGDIDIDIDHGRASVAIVASEEGDERELADLVGRDGEVLEAVQELTRLAVQARTGNRSRLMLDINGFRAARRAELTAVAQEAVARVRDTGQTVALEPMNPFERKVCHDVVAAAGLVSESEGAEPHRYVVVMPASQEEPGDDEAED; translated from the coding sequence ATGAGTGAGAACACTGCGCCGTCGACAACCGTCAAGCGCCTCGAGGAGGAGGGCGAGATCGGCGCCGACTACCTCGAGGAGCTGCTCGATATCGCCGACCTCGGAGGGGATATCGATATCGACATCGACCACGGCCGGGCCTCGGTCGCGATCGTGGCCTCCGAGGAGGGAGATGAGCGGGAGCTCGCCGATCTCGTCGGCAGGGACGGGGAGGTGCTTGAGGCCGTCCAGGAGCTGACCCGCTTGGCGGTCCAGGCCCGCACGGGCAACCGCTCGCGTCTCATGCTCGACATCAACGGTTTTCGCGCGGCCCGTCGGGCTGAGCTGACCGCGGTCGCCCAGGAGGCGGTGGCCCGGGTGCGGGACACCGGTCAGACCGTCGCACTGGAGCCGATGAACCCCTTCGAGCGCAAGGTCTGCCACGACGTCGTCGCCGCCGCGGGCCTCGTCTCGGAGTCCGAGGGCGCCGAGCCCCACCGCTATGTCGTCGTCATGCCCGCCTCTCAGGAGGAGCCCGGAGACGACGAGGCAGAGGACTGA
- the yidC gene encoding membrane protein insertase YidC, producing MDTILWPLKVAVAWVMVYIHKFLVLIGFPDGSGVAWVLSIVGLTIFMRILIFPLFVKQIRASRGMQLMQPELQALQAKYKGKKDPVSQQRQQEEMMALYRKHGTNPFSSCFPILLQMPIFFALFRVLASLEAVATGTYANHDSIGPLTAELAEDVQNSTVFGANLSASFMNSDSLQVKVVTVVLIVLMSVTQWYTMAQLSMKNMPESVKNSDNPMIRSQRIMITVMPIFFAFTGVQFQIGVLVYWLTTNLWTMGQQFFTIRNMPAPGSDAEKKYRARVNAKRARKGLPSLEEEERAKKEAEGATSGGQRNQPVRKDRQRRSVSPTTEAESGAQAGAEDKETAPGGLTPEEIARRRYERRARERKQAAAKRKAQNRKKQNRKK from the coding sequence ATGGACACCATCCTGTGGCCGCTCAAGGTGGCCGTCGCCTGGGTGATGGTCTACATCCACAAGTTCCTCGTCCTCATCGGCTTCCCGGACGGCTCGGGTGTCGCCTGGGTCCTGTCGATCGTCGGGCTGACGATCTTCATGCGCATCCTCATCTTCCCGTTGTTCGTCAAGCAGATCAGGGCCTCCCGCGGCATGCAGCTCATGCAGCCCGAGCTCCAGGCCCTCCAGGCGAAGTACAAGGGCAAGAAGGACCCGGTCTCCCAGCAGCGCCAGCAGGAGGAGATGATGGCGCTGTACCGCAAGCACGGAACGAACCCCTTCTCCTCGTGCTTCCCGATCCTGTTGCAGATGCCGATCTTCTTCGCGCTGTTCCGGGTGCTGGCCTCGCTGGAGGCCGTGGCCACGGGGACCTACGCGAACCACGACTCGATCGGCCCGCTCACCGCCGAGCTGGCCGAGGACGTGCAGAACTCGACGGTCTTCGGGGCCAACCTGTCGGCGTCCTTCATGAACAGCGACTCGCTGCAGGTCAAGGTCGTCACGGTGGTCCTCATCGTGCTCATGTCCGTGACCCAGTGGTACACGATGGCGCAGCTGAGCATGAAGAACATGCCCGAGTCGGTCAAGAACTCGGACAACCCGATGATCCGAAGCCAGCGGATCATGATCACGGTTATGCCGATCTTCTTCGCCTTCACCGGCGTGCAGTTCCAGATCGGTGTGCTCGTCTACTGGCTGACCACCAACCTGTGGACGATGGGCCAGCAGTTCTTCACGATCCGCAACATGCCGGCCCCGGGGTCCGACGCCGAGAAGAAGTACCGGGCCCGGGTCAACGCCAAGCGCGCGCGCAAGGGCCTGCCCTCCCTCGAGGAGGAGGAGAGGGCCAAGAAGGAGGCCGAGGGCGCCACGAGCGGCGGGCAGCGCAACCAGCCGGTGCGCAAGGACCGCCAGCGCAGGAGCGTGAGCCCCACCACCGAGGCGGAATCGGGCGCGCAGGCAGGCGCGGAGGACAAGGAGACAGCCCCCGGTGGCCTGACCCCTGAGGAGATCGCCCGCCGGCGCTACGAGCGTCGGGCGCGTGAGCGCAAGCAGGCTGCGGCCAAGCGCAAGGCCCAGAACCGCAAGAAGCAGAACCGCAAGAAGTAG
- the recF gene encoding DNA replication/repair protein RecF (All proteins in this family for which functions are known are DNA-binding proteins that assist the filamentation of RecA onto DNA for the initiation of recombination or recombinational repair.), whose product MHVSDLALDDFRSYEHLVVSLEPGPNAFVGANGQGKTNLLEAIGYLSTLASHRVGADTALVRRARPGTPQPSGAVVRARVVHGQRPSVVEVEIIAGKANRARLNRGQVRPREILGVLRTVVFAPEDLSLVREEPGLRRRFLDDLVVVIKPALAGVRAEHDKILAQRSSLLKAARAASRGSRPPASMMSTLEVWDAQLAAAAARLIAARVDVLDRLRPWIASSYDQVSRGRSRAGVVYRSSLLAHEGLPEPSPGGDDRSAEEAALSDTAATAARLEAAMTDLHHREIERGANLVGAHRDDMSLFLGDLPARGFASHGEQWSLALALRLASYEMLRHDVDAYGGDGEPVLVLDDVFASLDAGRRDALAELVAQAGQVLVSAAVDEDVPAQLRGARFIVSDGEARRA is encoded by the coding sequence GTGCACGTCTCGGACCTCGCACTGGACGACTTCCGCTCCTACGAGCACCTCGTCGTGTCGCTCGAGCCCGGACCGAACGCCTTCGTGGGCGCCAACGGGCAGGGCAAGACCAACCTGCTCGAGGCCATCGGCTACCTGTCGACCCTCGCCAGCCACCGTGTCGGCGCCGACACCGCGCTCGTGCGACGCGCGCGCCCCGGCACCCCCCAGCCCTCGGGCGCCGTCGTGCGGGCCAGGGTCGTCCACGGGCAGCGTCCCAGCGTCGTGGAGGTCGAGATCATCGCCGGCAAGGCGAACCGCGCCAGGCTCAACCGCGGGCAGGTGCGCCCGCGCGAGATCCTCGGGGTGCTGCGCACAGTCGTCTTCGCCCCGGAGGACCTGTCCCTCGTGCGCGAGGAGCCGGGTCTGCGCCGTCGTTTCCTCGACGACCTCGTCGTCGTCATCAAGCCGGCTCTGGCCGGGGTGAGGGCCGAGCACGACAAGATCCTCGCCCAGCGATCCAGCCTGCTCAAGGCGGCTCGGGCCGCCTCGCGCGGGTCGAGGCCGCCGGCCTCGATGATGTCGACCCTGGAGGTCTGGGACGCCCAGCTCGCCGCCGCCGCCGCACGCCTCATCGCCGCACGCGTCGACGTCCTGGACCGGCTGCGCCCCTGGATCGCCTCCTCCTACGACCAGGTGAGCCGGGGGCGGTCGCGGGCCGGCGTCGTCTACCGCTCCAGCCTCCTGGCCCACGAGGGCCTGCCCGAGCCGTCCCCGGGGGGCGACGACCGGTCGGCCGAGGAGGCAGCGCTGAGCGACACCGCGGCCACCGCCGCGCGTCTCGAGGCCGCCATGACCGACCTGCACCACCGGGAGATCGAGCGGGGGGCCAACCTCGTGGGCGCCCACCGCGACGACATGAGCCTGTTCCTGGGAGACCTGCCGGCCAGGGGCTTCGCCTCCCACGGCGAGCAGTGGTCCCTCGCCCTGGCCCTGCGCCTGGCCTCCTACGAGATGCTGCGCCACGACGTCGACGCCTACGGCGGCGACGGGGAGCCGGTCCTCGTCCTCGACGACGTCTTCGCCTCCCTGGACGCCGGTCGGCGTGACGCGCTGGCCGAGCTCGTCGCCCAGGCCGGTCAGGTCCTCGTCTCGGCGGCGGTCGACGAGGACGTCCCGGCCCAGCTGCGCGGGGCGCGCTTCATCGTCTCCGACGGGGAGGCCCGCCGTGCCTGA
- a CDS encoding ParA family protein: protein MTGSSIFDQLRADRSALEGLAEGGFPRPDHTRIIAVANQKGGVGKTSTAVNVAAALADAGLQVLVIDADSQGNASTALGVPHDEEHASIYDVLVEGASIDEVVVQTHFAQSLWCVPSTIDVAAVEIELIGSSERESRLRIALGEYIASRERQGMDRLDYVLIDCPPSLGIMTINAFVAAGEVLIPMQAEYYALEGLALLSKSVERIAAIHNPGLAVSMIALTMFDKRTTLAREVEEEVRTYFPSATLDTKIPRSVRVAEAPSFGAPVVFWDPRSTGAVAYAMLAQEIAQRGVSQEHEFEADDVNEEE, encoded by the coding sequence TTGACGGGATCGTCCATCTTCGATCAGCTCCGGGCTGACCGATCGGCGCTGGAGGGACTGGCTGAAGGCGGTTTTCCGCGCCCAGACCATACGCGCATCATCGCGGTCGCCAATCAGAAAGGCGGGGTGGGGAAGACATCGACGGCGGTCAACGTCGCCGCAGCCCTGGCCGACGCGGGGCTGCAGGTCCTTGTCATCGACGCCGACTCTCAGGGCAACGCCTCGACCGCTCTTGGCGTCCCCCATGACGAGGAGCACGCGTCGATCTACGACGTGCTCGTCGAGGGCGCGTCGATCGACGAGGTGGTCGTCCAGACCCATTTCGCCCAGTCCCTGTGGTGCGTGCCCTCGACCATCGACGTCGCGGCCGTGGAGATCGAGCTCATCGGCTCCAGCGAGCGGGAGTCGAGGTTGAGGATCGCGCTGGGTGAGTACATCGCCTCCCGGGAGCGTCAGGGCATGGACAGGCTCGACTACGTGCTCATCGACTGCCCGCCGTCCCTGGGCATCATGACGATCAACGCCTTCGTCGCCGCCGGGGAGGTGCTCATCCCGATGCAGGCCGAGTACTACGCCCTCGAGGGCCTGGCCCTCCTGTCGAAGTCGGTCGAGCGGATCGCCGCCATCCACAACCCCGGTCTGGCCGTGTCCATGATCGCACTGACGATGTTCGACAAGCGCACGACCCTGGCCCGTGAGGTCGAGGAGGAGGTGCGTACCTACTTCCCGAGCGCGACGCTCGACACGAAGATCCCGCGCTCGGTGCGCGTGGCGGAGGCCCCGTCCTTCGGCGCGCCGGTCGTCTTCTGGGACCCGCGCTCGACGGGGGCCGTCGCCTACGCCATGCTTGCTCAGGAGATCGCGCAACGTGGCGTCTCACAGGAGCACGAGTTCGAGGCTGACGACGTCAACGAGGAGGAGTGA
- the dnaA gene encoding chromosomal replication initiator protein DnaA — protein MADDATTRWQAALGVLATSGELGQGNVMMLRMMRVLDVEGTLVLVAGSAFAKGIVDNARGPIASALSQVWGHEVPFEVTIDTSLDSSPAAPAPVFPTSVAAPTSPTVEDRTPTAPSVPSAAGFHEHGFGPAPVPAVVPSFHSMTPSYVAAPSPMAAAPADPGEDGSRLNPRYTFDTYVSGPSNRLPHASSLAVAEAPAKAYNPLFIYGGSGLGKTHLLHAIGHYARSLYPGIRVKYVSSEEFVSDFIASVAEGRMDTFKRRYREVDILLVDDIQFLGGKEQTLEEFFHTFNALHTANKQVVLTSDQPPKALGGFEDRLRSRFEWGLLVDVQPPDLETRTAILSRKADADGLDVPMDVLEYIASRVTTNIRELEGALIRVTAFASLNKQPIDQTLAEMVLKDIISDSGGEEITSALIMAQTADFFGITIEDLCSANRSRTIVSSRHIAMYLCRELTDMSLPKIGKEFGGRDHTTVMSADKKIRTQMAERRETYNHVAELTARIKQAAQSPQR, from the coding sequence GTGGCTGACGACGCAACAACACGATGGCAGGCCGCCCTGGGGGTCCTGGCGACCTCCGGCGAGCTGGGCCAGGGCAACGTCATGATGCTGCGCATGATGCGGGTCCTCGACGTCGAGGGCACCCTCGTCCTCGTGGCCGGCTCGGCCTTCGCCAAGGGCATCGTCGACAACGCCCGGGGTCCGATCGCCTCCGCGCTCAGCCAGGTGTGGGGCCACGAGGTCCCCTTCGAGGTGACGATCGACACCTCCTTGGACAGCTCTCCGGCCGCGCCCGCCCCCGTCTTCCCCACCTCGGTGGCCGCCCCCACCTCGCCGACGGTGGAGGACCGGACCCCGACCGCCCCCTCGGTGCCCAGCGCCGCGGGCTTCCACGAGCACGGCTTCGGCCCGGCCCCCGTGCCCGCCGTCGTCCCCAGCTTCCACTCCATGACGCCCAGCTACGTGGCGGCGCCCAGCCCGATGGCCGCCGCACCGGCCGACCCCGGCGAGGACGGCTCGCGTCTCAACCCCCGCTACACCTTCGACACCTACGTGTCAGGCCCCTCCAACCGGCTGCCGCACGCCTCCTCCCTCGCCGTGGCCGAGGCCCCCGCCAAGGCCTACAACCCCCTGTTCATCTACGGGGGCTCCGGCCTGGGCAAGACCCACCTGCTCCACGCCATCGGCCACTACGCCCGCAGCCTCTACCCGGGCATCAGGGTCAAGTACGTCAGCTCCGAGGAGTTCGTCTCCGACTTCATCGCCTCGGTGGCCGAGGGCCGCATGGACACCTTCAAGCGCCGCTACCGCGAGGTCGACATCCTGCTCGTCGACGACATCCAGTTCCTGGGCGGCAAGGAGCAGACCCTCGAGGAGTTCTTCCACACCTTCAACGCCCTGCACACCGCCAACAAGCAGGTGGTCCTCACCTCCGACCAGCCGCCCAAGGCGCTGGGAGGCTTCGAGGACAGGCTGCGCTCCCGCTTCGAGTGGGGGCTGCTCGTCGACGTCCAGCCCCCGGACCTCGAGACCCGCACGGCGATCCTGTCGCGCAAGGCCGACGCCGACGGCCTCGACGTGCCGATGGACGTCCTGGAGTACATCGCCAGCCGGGTGACGACCAACATCCGCGAGCTCGAGGGAGCGCTCATCCGGGTGACGGCCTTCGCCTCCCTCAACAAGCAGCCCATCGACCAGACCCTGGCCGAGATGGTCCTCAAGGACATCATCTCCGACTCCGGCGGCGAGGAGATCACCTCGGCGCTCATCATGGCCCAGACCGCGGACTTCTTCGGGATCACCATCGAGGACCTGTGCTCGGCCAACCGCTCGCGCACGATCGTGTCCTCCCGTCACATCGCCATGTACCTGTGCCGTGAGCTGACCGACATGTCCCTGCCCAAGATCGGCAAGGAGTTCGGCGGCCGCGACCACACGACCGTCATGAGCGCCGACAAGAAGATCCGCACCCAGATGGCCGAGCGACGTGAGACCTACAACCACGTGGCCGAGCTGACCGCCCGCATCAAGCAGGCCGCCCAGTCCCCCCAGCGCTGA